From one Triticum urartu cultivar G1812 chromosome 3, Tu2.1, whole genome shotgun sequence genomic stretch:
- the LOC125547430 gene encoding transcription factor bHLH168-like codes for MKLAAACASMEVKAKPARGGKRTRASSGTAGVPTAKVLMEKKESEKERRQHMKRLCEKLSSLIPKEDNPHADTMTQLGSLDVAASYIKKLKERVDELQRKKTSAQAMATLRRVSDISMPTTTITTSSGAGSLEGDKYLDASPTVVEVRQPDDSSMEVRLICSTEKPIKLHEVITIHEEEGADIVNANHSVAGHKIFYTIHSRAFSIRIGIDVSRITERLRALV; via the exons ATGAAGCTAGCAGCTGCCTGCGCCTCG ATGGAGGTGAAAGCAAAGCCGGCGAGGGgcgggaagaggaccagggcaaGCAGCGGCACGGCTGGTGTGCCGACGGCAAAGGTACTGATGGAGAAGAAGGAGTCGGAGAAGGAGAGGCGGCAGCACATGAAGAGGCTCTGCGAGAAGCTCTCGTCCCTCATCCCCAAAGAAGACAACCCCCACGCT GATACAATGACCCAACTAGGCAGCCTGGATGTGGCCGCATCATACATCAAGAAGCTCAAGGAGAGGGTCGATGAGCTACAACGTAAGAAGACCTCTGCACAAGCCATGGCTACCTTACGGAGAGTTAGTGACATCTCAATGCCCACTACCACCATTACCACAAGCAGTGGTGCGGGGTCACTGGAAGGAGATAAATATTTGGACGCATCACCAACAGTAGTGGAGGTGCGACAACCCGACGATTCAAGCATGGAGGTGAGGCTTATATGCAGCACCGAGAAACCGATCAAGCTCCATGAGGTGATCACCATCCATGAAGAAGAAGGGGCCGACATCGTCAACGCCAATCACTCCGTTGCTGGCCACAAAATATTTTACACTATACACTCTCGG GCCTTCAGCATCAGAATTGGCATAGATGTTTCAAGAATTACCGAACGACTGAGGGCATTGGTATGA